From the genome of Planococcus sp. MSAK28401:
ACAGACACTGCCGACAAATTAAAGCTACGCAAACTACTTATAAAACAAGAAAAATTAATAAAACATAGAGAGCATAAAACCTGGTAAGGTTCTGCGTATTATGGGTAACTCATATTTCGCCTATATTAATACCTTTATTATTTAAGGTATACTCGATCTACACGACCATTGTTCTAGACTAATAAATACATTAGGAGATGTCATATATGCACTTAAGAGAATTAAGGAACATAAAATTCTATAATCTTATTGTAACTTCCGATGATACAGCATGGGAAGTTGATAAATATGAAATGGATAAAAGTAGATTTTTAGAATATACAAATCCTGATATTAGAGCTAAGTATATTCATTTAAATGATAAAGCTTTAGAAGACATTTCAAAATTTCCTTGCTTATTTTTGTACGAGCTAGATAGAAAAAATTATGGGTATATTGGATATATTACTAAAATAAAAGAAAGAACAAAAAAGATTGGATTTAAATTTGAAAAGATTACAAGTATTCCAATAGATGATGTAATTAAATTAGCATTTGAACTTGATATTGATTCAAATTCAAAATATATAACGGAATTAAATCGTACCCATTGGGCAATAAAAGAGGTAAATTTACTTCAAGAATTAGAGGAATATAACAATGATTTAGTGCCTGCCTCACCCAAAATTAAAGTGTTTATCTCTTATAGCTGGGGTTCTATTGAAACTCGAGAAAAAGTACAAAACTTAGTTGAACAACTTGAATCAGATGATATTGATGTAATTTATGACAAAAAATCATTACATCTTGGAAACGATATAACTTTCTTTATGGAAAAGCTATCGAATGACCCTACTATAAAAAAGTTTTAGTAATTTGTGATGAAAGCTACACACAAAAAGCCAATCTTAGAAGAAGTGGAGTAGGAACGGAAACGGAAATAATTATTCCTGAAGTTTATAGCAAACCTCTTCAAAATAAAATTATACCTGTATTTTTTGAAAAAAATGAATATAACGAGATAGTTGCTCCTACATTTTTAAAAAATAGATTTGGAGTAGATTTTACTTTAGGGAATGAAAAAAATGATTATCCTATATTACTTGAAAATATTCGTTTATAGTATATTGCTTGCAAGCAACTTTTTATGAAATCAGCTTTCTACTAAGTTATTAGAAATTTTAGCTAAATAGTAAGCATACTTAAAAGCGTGCAGCGTGTATTTATCACGCTGCATTCCTTTCAAAGTCCGAATCGTCTTGCAATGACTTTAAATCCTTCTACCATACAGAGAACCGACTAGTATTCAAGGTGAAATAAATGCACATATTATATGAGTTTAGATACTCCTCTGTTTCCCATAATTAAATTGTACACTTATAATAAGCCTTCGAATTAAGGAGTGGAACAGTGAACGATTTTTATAGAGCATTAAGCTATGTGAATGAACTAATTTACAAACCAACTAATTTAATTTTGAAATCGGTTCAAGAAGAAAAACAAAACGCTAAGTATGGTGCAGGTATATTTCAATTATCTTCTAAAACAGTTCGATTCAGAGTAGCGAATATTACACCTACGAAAACAGGACAATTTGTTGCATTTTGGGAGAAAGATGAAGACACTAATAATCAGCCCTATTCATATGCGGAAGCACCAGATTTATTAGTTATAACTACATTTAAAAGTGATAGTGAGTTTGGGCAATTTGTTTTCCCAAAAGAAGTTCTTTTCACTCAAAATATTCTTAAATCCAATTCAACAAAAGGAAAAATGGCAATAAGAGTATATCCAAGTTGGGATATTCCGACCAGCAAGCAAGCAGTGAAAACACAAGAATGGCAGTTGCCTTACTTTGTTGATCTAAGTACTCCGGATAACGTATCCAAAGAAAAAATAACAGAACTGTATGCTTTTTGATTCTCTAAAACATTGCTCTACGTTTACATGAATTTAGTGAAATCAAATGCATGTTGGAAGCAAAAATGACGTTAATATCGACAATCCTCTATTATTGTACCTTAAGCGTAAATAGAGCCAGTTGGAAATTGAGCAGAATACTCATTCATAATGGCGAACTAAACAAATTGTATAAACTCATGATTTGAAAATCTATATACTACGTTCAAAACACCGGAAATGCTATATGAAAAATGACCATCGATCAATATTGAGCGATGGTCATTTTTCATGTTATTAGCTGATTTTCTTATAGCTGAGTCTAACCCTAGAATCACTAAAGTTATGTCACATCCAGTTAGTTGATAATTTTGTTTGTTATATCTAATTTCTTTAAATTCGTTCTGTTTGCTGAAACCTTAGATAATAGGCACTGCATAGACAATAAAACGGTCAGATGCAGCACCGAATAGTTGAAACGGATAACAGGTTACCAAAACCAGCTCTTCCTTATTTCTTGATTGGATAATGGATGTATCAGTACCTTTCACTACATCTGTTCCAATCACTCTATATTCGTACGTTCCATATGGCATAGTAATTTTAATCAAATCATCTTCTTCAATGCCCTCCAAAGGCTCAAAAACGGTGTCTCGATGCCCGGCTAATAAAATTTGATCGTTCTGTCCAGGAAGCTTGGTAGACGGCATATGACCTACCCCCTTACGTAGTGACCCTTCATCTGTTCCAGAAATGATTGGTGCCTCAATCTTAACGGAGTCAATTTCAATTACACCAGCATTGTCCCCTACCTCCATCTGAAAATCTGGAAGAAGATCGGCTTCCTCTTCTCCTTTTTCTGAGCCTTCTACGGACTTCTGCTTTCCAGCAGTTAATTCTTTATTTTCTTCAATCATCTGCTTTGCAGCGATGAGTTCTTTGTCGACCTCCGCACTGCCTTGAACTAATTCATACACGGCATAACTAACAACTAAGAAGCCCATTAATAAAAAGCCAATACCTGCTCGCTTCATTGCCCTCACTCCTAAAATAAAGGCCCTCTTTAATCAAGAGAAAAAAGAGGGCCTCCTTATTACATTATTTCCAGTGTCTTACGACGTTTGTTCCACACTAGCAACATGATCACTCCGATAATCATCATGAGTCCGCCAATAATCATTATATTGAACGTATTCGTTGCTGTTTGTGGCAATTTATCTTGAACCGGTTGATCTGGCTCAGGGTGGTCGGGTTGTGGTTGTGGCTCTGTTGGTACTGGATTAGACATAATTTTTTCATACACATAGGTCACAGTTTGTGAGTCTTCTGTGAATGTACCGTCTGCGTTCTCTGGCTGCTCGACAAGCTTGTACCCTTCAATCTCTTTCGGGTTGGATGTATAGTCACTTCCTACTTCACCTGTTAGCTTTTCAGAATCTGCGATCGGGTTCCCGTCTTGGTCAACGTGAATGATTTTCACTTCGCCTGACGTTGGCGTATCTTTGATTTTTTCATACACATAGGTCACGGTTTGTGAGTCTTCTGTGAATGTACCGTCTGCGTTCTCTGGCTGCTCGACAAGCTTGTACCCTTCAATCTCTTTCGGGTTGGATGTATAGTCACTTCCTACTTCACCTGTTAGCTTTTCAGAATCTGCGATCGGGTTTCCGTCTTGGTCAACGTGAATGATTTTCACTTCGCCTGACATTGGCGTATCTTTGATTTTTTCATACACATAGGTCACGGTTTGTGAGTCTTCTGTGAATGTACCGTCTGCGTTCTCTGGCTGCTCGACAAGTTTGTATCCTTCAATTTCTTTCGGGTTGGATGTGTAGTCACTTCCTACTTCACCTGTTAGCTTTTCAGAATCTGCGATCGGGTTTCCGTCTTGGTCAACGTGAATGATTTTCACTTCGCCTGACATTGGCGTATCTTTGATTTTTTCATACACATAGGTCACGGTTTGTGAGTCCTCTGTGAATGTACCGTCTGCGTTCTCTGGCTGCTCGACAAGTTTGTATCCTTCAATTTCTTTCGGGTTGGATGTGTAGTCACTTCCTACTTCACCTGTTAGCTTTTCAGAGTCTGCGATCGGGTTTCCATCTTGATCGACATGTTGAATTGTTACTTCTCCCATTTCCACAGGTACTTCTGTCGAACTGTAAACATAAACCACTGTCTGCGGTGCTTCTTTAAACGTTCCATTTGCATTGTCAGGTGTAATAACAAGCTCGTAGCCATCGATCGTGGCAGGAGATGTACTGTAAGCCTCGCCAATCACGCCTGACATCATTTGTGGGCCAGCTAATGGATTACCATCCTCATCAACAAATATAACGTTTACGATGCCACTCTGTGGTTCTACAGCGATCTTCGAATATACGTAAGTGATTGTTTGAGTATCTGTAGTATAGATTCCTGAGGCATTTTCAGGAGTCACAATCAGCTCATATCCTTCAATTGCAGCAGGATCAGTACTATAAGCTGCACCTACCACTCCTGTATATGCCTGTGAATCTGTCAAAGCATTACCGGCCTCATCGACAAATTGAACCACAATCGCTCCTTGTGTCTCAACCGGCT
Proteins encoded in this window:
- a CDS encoding MepB family protein — its product is MNDFYRALSYVNELIYKPTNLILKSVQEEKQNAKYGAGIFQLSSKTVRFRVANITPTKTGQFVAFWEKDEDTNNQPYSYAEAPDLLVITTFKSDSEFGQFVFPKEVLFTQNILKSNSTKGKMAIRVYPSWDIPTSKQAVKTQEWQLPYFVDLSTPDNVSKEKITELYAF
- a CDS encoding sortase; protein product: MKRAGIGFLLMGFLVVSYAVYELVQGSAEVDKELIAAKQMIEENKELTAGKQKSVEGSEKGEEEADLLPDFQMEVGDNAGVIEIDSVKIEAPIISGTDEGSLRKGVGHMPSTKLPGQNDQILLAGHRDTVFEPLEGIEEDDLIKITMPYGTYEYRVIGTDVVKGTDTSIIQSRNKEELVLVTCYPFQLFGAASDRFIVYAVPII
- a CDS encoding TIR domain-containing protein, whose product is MHLRELRNIKFYNLIVTSDDTAWEVDKYEMDKSRFLEYTNPDIRAKYIHLNDKALEDISKFPCLFLYELDRKNYGYIGYITKIKERTKKIGFKFEKITSIPIDDVIKLAFELDIDSNSKYITELNRTHWAIKEVNLLQELEEYNNDLVPASPKIKVFISYSWGSIETREKVQNLVEQLESDDIDVIYDKKSLHLGNDITFFMEKLSNDPTIKKF